The following are encoded together in the Panicum virgatum strain AP13 chromosome 6K, P.virgatum_v5, whole genome shotgun sequence genome:
- the LOC120639314 gene encoding uncharacterized protein LOC120639314, producing the protein MDILGRIARAISDALCDPEKLPRALILCGIVEAAAALSLIFFRVPGGGLFLRHHGEKALVYAYYGVLGAVAAFGLGEASTGFWVSGDPVGRRAVGMTVLWVSILPLVIVAGLGGCQAASLLPPRSSSYP; encoded by the coding sequence ATGGACATCCTCGGCAGGATCGCGCGCGCCATCTCCGACGCCCTGTGCGACCCCGAGAAGCTGCCGAGGGCGCTGATCCTTTGTGGCATTGTcgaagccgcggcggcgctgtccCTCATCTTCTTCAGGGTGCCCGGCGGCGGGCTGTTCCTCCGGCACCACGGCGAGAAGGCGCTCGTGTACGCGTACTACGGGGTCCTCGGCGCCGTGGCGGCGTTCGGGCTTGGCGAGGCGTCGACGGGGTTCTGGGTGTCGGGGGACCCCGTCGGGCGGCGCGCCGTCGGGATGACCGTGCTCTGGGTGTCCATCCTGCCTCTGGTCATCGTTGCCGGCCTTGGAGGCTGTCAGGCGGCCTCTCTTCTGCCGCCCCGAAGTAGTAGCTACCCGTAG
- the LOC120639312 gene encoding uncharacterized protein LOC120639312, translating into MELLAALMKMVSLISEALRNVEKLPAALISGGGVQAAADLALAVFKAPTGIFLHNGKGLFYLYYGVLIGVGTFGFVEASVDFWVSGDLNNWHRRVVGKTIMWISILPLVLFAGLGGFMIMK; encoded by the coding sequence ATGGAGCTCCTAGCTGCGCTCATGAAGATGGTGAGCTTGATCTCCGAGGCCCTCCGCAACGTCGAGAAGCTCCCGGCGGCGCTGATCTCAGGCGGCGGCGTCCAAGCCGCTGCGGATCTTGCACTCGCCGTCTTCAAGGCTCCCACAGGTATTTTTCTTCACAATGGCAAGGGGCTCTTCTACTTGTACTACGGCGTTCTCATCGGCGTGGGGACCTTTGGGTTCGTGGAGGCATCCGTGGACTTCTGGGTGTCCGGCGACCTGAACAATTGGCATCGGCGCGTCGTTGGGAAGACCATCATGTGGATATCCATCTTACCTCTCGTCCTTTTTGCTGGGCTCGGAGGCTTCATGATCATGAAATAG
- the LOC120711261 gene encoding uncharacterized protein LOC120711261, giving the protein MPPTFPRHCILFARLALPALLPHTTCLSIPPSPEHCSFDLDLMMEAVEATLVEGAMLWLAQTILANFLLDKLDAWLRHVGLADDIEKLKYAVEEVEALAASVKGMAAGSRLLALRLSRLKELLYEADDLVDELDYCRLHHEVQGGTFSCATPHGTNGAEQVDGSRDNYRLQHQVEGGMIAWDNQHQGTGVNGGAQLVDGTRDNSGIPNRNDRKKRSKAWEEFSITEEDADGKPVRAECIHCGTQVRCETTKGTSVLHNHLKSENCKRKRASIEQTPNPLSADDGAQNGAAISTHDSDRRKRMRSDEILAHNIAANTILWDKAEICNRIQQTTHQLQKAISEVQSGYIASSTNLCQNTVADSCRRTSSLMQHKMHWRYWEDGSCSSHIQ; this is encoded by the exons ATGCCGCCTACCTTCCCGCGCCATTGTATATTGTTTGCTCGGCTAGCTTTACCGGCTCTGCTCCCCCACACCACTTGTCTTTCGATTCCTCCATCGCCAGAGCACTGCTCCTTCGATCTGGATCTGATGATGGAGGCGGTAGAGGCCACACTCGTCGAGGGCGCGATGCTATGGCTAGCGCAAACCATCCTTGCAAATTTCCTGCTCGACAAGCTCGACGCATGGCTTCGCCATGTTGGgctcgccgacgacatcgaGAAGCTCAAGTATGCGGTCGAGGAGGTCGAGGCGTTGGCTGCCTCCGTCAAGGGGATGGCGGCCGGGAGCAGGCTGCTTGCCCTACGGCTCTCTCGTCTCAAGGAGCTCCTGTATGAAGCCGACGACTTGGTCGACGAGCTCGACTACTGCAGGCTCCACCATGAGGTCCAAGGAG GTACATTTAGCTGTGCTACTCCCCATGGCACGAATGGAGCAGAGCAAGTAGATGGATCCAGGGACAATTACAGGCTCCAGCACCAGGTCGAGGGAG GTATGATTGCTTGGGATAATCAGCACCAAGGCACGGGTGTAAATGGCGGAGCACAGCTAGTTGATGGAACGAGGGACAACTCTGGCATACCGAATAGAAACGATCGCAAGAAACGGTCCAAGGCATGGGAGGAATTCAGCATAACAGAAGAAGACGCTGATGGAAAGCCTGTGAGAGCAGAGTGTATCCACTGTGGCACACAGGTTAGATGCGAGACTACCAAAGGGACATCAGTTTTGCACAATCATCTCAAGAGTGAGAACTGCAAGAGAAAACGTGCATCAATTGAACAAACGCCAAACCCTTTAAG TGCTGACGATGGTGCTCAAAATGGTGCCGCCATTTCGACTCATGATTCAgatagaagaaaaagaatgagaAGTGATGAGATCTTAGCACACAACATTGCAGCTAACACAATCCTCTGGGACAAGGCAGAAATTTGCAATAGAATCCAACAAACAACTCATCAGTTGCAAAAGGCTATCAGTGAGGTTCAATCAGGTTATATTGCAAGTTCAACAAATCTATGTCAGAATACAGTTGCAGATTCATGCCGAAGAACGTCAAGTCTCATGCAACACAAAAT GCATTGGAGGTATTGGGAAGACGGCTCTTGCTCAAGTCATATACAATGA